One Limisphaerales bacterium DNA window includes the following coding sequences:
- a CDS encoding four helix bundle protein: MTSNPQFSHEKLEVYQLALKFVAWLTDVFPELKESKDVRVREVIDQVDRASTSIVLNIAEGNGRRATKQRARFFDDARGSATECAGCLDVMVSKRALTGERVAEGKILLVRIVSMLTKLVDKFDK, encoded by the coding sequence ATGACCTCAAACCCACAATTCTCACACGAAAAACTGGAGGTCTACCAGTTGGCCCTGAAATTCGTCGCATGGTTGACGGATGTATTTCCGGAATTGAAGGAAAGCAAAGATGTGCGTGTCCGCGAGGTCATCGACCAAGTTGACCGCGCCAGCACCTCCATCGTGCTTAACATCGCCGAGGGCAACGGCCGTCGCGCGACGAAGCAACGCGCCCGGTTTTTTGATGACGCCCGGGGCTCGGCAACCGAGTGCGCGGGGTGCCTTGATGTAATGGTCTCCAAGCGGGCCTTGACGGGGGAGCGTGTGGCAGAGGGAAAGATTCTGCTGGTTCGCATTGTTTCGATGTTGACGAAATTGGTTGATAAGTTTGACAAGTGA